In Bifidobacterium actinocoloniiforme DSM 22766, a genomic segment contains:
- a CDS encoding extracellular solute-binding protein, protein MQRISKRGSCDGCRGLQPGYNCRNLACGRTEGGDAKDTDSTVSSIDSKPAKGVLTLWRWEPKGRSFLSWSKTLKRRTPNVHVKVTSIPWDSAHDKFQTAIAAGNGPDLA, encoded by the coding sequence ATGCAGAGAATAAGTAAGAGAGGCTCGTGTGACGGATGCCGTGGTCTGCAGCCTGGCTACAATTGCCGGAATTTAGCCTGTGGACGTACCGAAGGTGGGGACGCCAAAGACACCGATTCCACTGTTTCCAGTATCGACAGCAAGCCAGCAAAGGGCGTTTTGACGCTTTGGCGATGGGAGCCGAAGGGAAGAAGCTTCCTGAGCTGGTCAAAGACTCTGAAAAGGAGAACTCCGAACGTTCATGTCAAAGTGACCTCTATACCTTGGGACTCCGCTCACGACAAGTTTCAGACAGCCATTGCGGCTGGCAATGGTCCAGATTTGGCCTAG